GTCCGCTACCATTTAGGAATGACATACTATAAATTGGGGAAAACTGCCGAAGCTAAAAAAGAATTGCAAAGCGCGCTTGACATATCTGCCAGCTTCCCTGAAGGTGAAGAAGCGAAGAAACTGCTTGATTCAATAAAGTAGGGTTAAAATACCTATAAAAATAAATTATTTTGTAAACTTTCTGCGCAATCCTGCAAAACTAAATAAACCTGCGGCCAAACTGCCGAGCAAATGCATTGTCCCGGGTTCAGGAATTTGCGGAGTGGAACTTGAGAATTCAAGTTGTGTCCTTATGGCGCCGGAATCAAACATATAATTCCCGATAATATTATGATTTACTACCTGAAAAAAGTTTGAATTTTGTCCCACAGCCTGCCACCAAAGGTCAGTGTATCCGTTATTAGTATTAAAAGAATAGTCAATAAGCAGATTCCCGGTTCCATTATAATAAAACACGTCATCGACATCAATAGTAAATGTTGTATCGCCTGGCAAAGGAAGATTACCGGAATAAATCAATGTCTTGTTAGAGCCATGATTACTATCAGGTGAATCTGCCGAGAGATCATCTCCAATAACATCAGTACTTGATATATATATATTCAAATTATATAACGGGTCTTCATGTGTGTTCCAGGTAAAATGTTTAATTGAAGTTATTGTGCCGGTATAATCCATCAGCCAATTCTCTGATATCCATAATTGATAACGTGTGACATTACTATCACTCCACGGCCACTGGGTACTTTCCAAAGCTTGTAGTTTATCGTTAGTATCAAAAGATATTGCTTTTGAACTGCTTAAAAAGAGTATTATAAAGAAAAAAGTAAAAATGCCGGTTTTTAAAAATTTTGATTTTATCTTCATGTTCTAGAATTTCTTTCTAAATCCCGTAAATCCCAACAACCCGCTTACCAAACTGCCGAGTAAAAACACCGTCCCTGGCTCAGGGATAATAA
The nucleotide sequence above comes from bacterium. Encoded proteins:
- a CDS encoding PEP-CTERM sorting domain-containing protein → MKIKSKFLKTGIFTFFFIILFLSSSKAISFDTNDKLQALESTQWPWSDSNVTRYQLWISENWLMDYTGTITSIKHFTWNTHEDPLYNLNIYISSTDVIGDDLSADSPDSNHGSNKTLIYSGNLPLPGDTTFTIDVDDVFYYNGTGNLLIDYSFNTNNGYTDLWWQAVGQNSNFFQVVNHNIIGNYMFDSGAIRTQLEFSSSTPQIPEPGTMHLLGSLAAGLFSFAGLRRKFTK